GACCGAGTCTTTACCGCAGCCGACGGCGCCGATGCCCGGACCGGATCCGGCCGCCCAGGCGGCGTACCAGGCGCAGGTTGCCGAGTACGAACGGCAGAAGGCCGCATACGAGCAGGCGCAGTACGCCCAGCAGGTGGCTGCATACGAGCAGGAGAAGGTCGCGTACGACCAGCAGGTCGCCGGGCAGCAAGCCGCTTACGGCGCGCCAGTCACACAGGCGGCTCCTCCCAAGAAGAAGACCGGGCTCGTGGTCGCGATCGTGATCATCCTCATCCTGCTGCTGGTCGGCTGCAGCGTGGGAGGCTTCTTCGCCTACAAGGCGTGGAACGACAAGAACAACGAGACGCCGGGGACGACCGACACCGGAACGACCGACACCGATGCGGGCGACAGTGATACGGATGGTACAGACACCGATTCGGGCAATGCGCTCGACAGCTACGCCACTGCTGACGAGGCCGTGATGGCACAGCTCGACGCCTCGGGGGTCGGCGACTGGGTGTATCAGCTCTACGACGAGGGCGACGGTTACGCCACGTACTGGGCCGGCCCGCCGAATAGCGAGTTTGTCGACGAGATCTACCTGGAGCAGAACCCCGACGGGACCTGGTCGGTCATCGAGGTGAGCGGCCTCGACTTCGGCGGTGACGTCTCGGGCAGCCCGGCCGACGAGGCCATGTGGATTGTCGACATGCACCTCTCCTACGTGCAGAGCGACATGGGCCTGGAGGCGCAGTCACTCACCGTCGACCCGTTCCGCTCGGACGCCGCGAGCGCGGCGGTCTCGGGTGGCGGATTCGATTACTACTCGGTCGACGGCTATACCGAGCAGTCGGACGGCAGCTTCTGGGTGCAGACCACGCAGTCGTGGTACGGCAGCGTGGAGGGCTGGGAGTACTGGGTGGTGCCCACCGAGGTCGGCTACATGATCGCGGACCTCCGCTACATGGAGTAGCGCTACTGCCGTTCGAGGACGTCGCGCGCTCGGCTCATGCCGTAGGCCACAGCCGGGCGGAGGCTCTTGCTGTTGCCCCAGACCTTGATCTCGCGGTAGTACTCATGCATGCCGGCGATGGCGATCACGAGGTACGCGCGCTCGAGCGGCGGCAGGGTATCGGTCAGCTTCTGCAGGTGGCACAGCGCCGCCGCCTGGGCGTCCGCGTCCTCGGGATCCGTCGGGCGCGTCTCGCTGCAGCGGTACTCGCCGGGGGCCACCCTGGTCAGCACCGAGGACCACACCGCTCGAGGCTCCTCGCACACCTCGACGAGGGTCCGGCCGTGCGCCACATCCACCGGCTCTCCCTGCGGGGCAGCGGCCAGGCGCTTGACCGCATCATCCATCCAACCGACGAGTTCCTCGGCGGTGTCGCGATAGCTCAGGAAGAAGAGGAGCCGCGCGTAGTACATGAGGAAGTGCAGCACGGCGTTGTAGCCGCTCTCCTGACGCTCGGCTTGCTCCAGCCACAACTCGACACGCGCACGGTCCTCGCCGAGGAGCGCGATCTCCACAGATGCCACAGGCGTCTTCTCGCTCTTGCCGAACAGGCCCATACGGTCTCCTTGCTCCGGTCGTCCAAGCCTAGCACGTCGCGCGGCCTGCCAACCCGGGGCATGTGGCACAATGGCGTAAGCCGACACCCGCAGGGTGGGCGAGGAGGTCCTGAACGATGGAGATTCGCTTTCACAGTCCCTACAGGCACGCAGTCTCGGGTCTGCTGGTCGAGATCGTCTCGTTCGCGGCGTTCATGCTGTTCGCGGCCGGGCTTGCGCTCCTCGCTGCGTGGATCCGGTAGGTAGCCCGGATGTGGGTCGGACTTCGCTCGCGGGACCGCGACATCATCGCTCACTACGTCGGAATACTCATGGTGTCGTTCGCCGGCGCCATGCTCATCCCGCTGCTAACGGCACTCGTGGCGGGGGAGTGGGATCCCGCGCTCGACTATGTGTGTGGGATCGGCGTTGCCGCAGGCCTCGGAGGCATGCTTGCCAGTCGGGCGCCATGGGGAGTGCATCTCGATCGGCAGAACGCGCTTGTCGTGACCGCCCTGGTCTGGCTGGCTGCGTCGCTGGTCGGGGCGGTGCCGCTGGCGCTGTCCGGTCACTATGGCAGCTTCCTTGACGCGCTGTTCGATGCGATGTCCGGTTTCACCACTTCGGGTCTCACGCTCGTACAGGACCTGGATCACCTGCCGCTTGCGCACAATATGTGGCGGCACCTCACGCATCTCATCGGCGGGCAGGGCATCGTCGTCGCCGTGCTGACGCTTGCCTTCGGCGTGCGCGGAGGCGGAGCGGTGTCGCTCTATCAGGCCGAGGGTCGTGACGAGCGGATTCTGCCGAACGTGATGCACACCGCGCGCTTCATCTGGTTCGTGACGTTGATATACGTGTCACTCGGGACGGCGATCCTCTCGGTAGGCAATCTCCTTGCCGGTATGGAACTCGGCCGGGCCGTACTGCACGGCTTCTGGCACACGATCGCGTGTTATGACACGGGAGGCTTCGCGCCCCAGTCGCAAAACGCGCTCTACTACCACAGCCCGCTGTTCGAGATCGTCACGGTCATGCTGATGCTCGCGGGGATGCTCAACTTCAACCTGCACGCGGATATCTGGCGCGGCGACCGCAGGGAGCTGTTCAGGAACATCGAGTCGCGCACGCTGGCCGTGCACATCGGTCTGCTGTCGCTTGCCGTGGGGCTGGGTCTGGGCGCCACCGCACTTTACTCGGAGCCGGGAGAGGTGCTTCGCAAAGGCCTCTACCATCTACTTTCGGCGCACAGCGGAACGGGCCAGCAGACGCTGTATGCCGCCCAGTGGACGCGTGGGTACGGTGACCTGGCGCTCGTCGCTGTCATGCTTGCGATGGCGCTCGGCGGCATGGCGTCATCGACTGCGGGTGGCATCAAGGCGTTACGCGCGGGTCTCATCTTCAAGGGCCTGCTGCTTCGCATCAAGCAGGCCATCGCTCCTCAGAGCGCGATCGTCGGCATGAAGTTCCATCACCTGACCGACGTGCACCTGACCGCAGACGCCGTGTCGGGCGCACTGATCGTCTTCGCGCTGTATGTTGTGTCGTACGTGACCGGCGCGCTGGTTGGCCTTGCGTACGGCTATCCCGCGCGTGAGGCGCTCTTCGAGTCGATCTCGGCCACGGCAAACGTGGGCCTCTCGGCGGGGATCACCTCGCCCGCGATGCCCGCGGGACTTAAGATCACCTATATCCTGCAGATGTGGACGGGGCGGCTCGAGTTCGTTGCGGTGCTTGCCATGGTGGCGAGCCTGGTGGCCTCCGTGCGCTCTCGTGCGAGACGGGGGCGGGCATGAGGATCAGGTTGGTCGTGCTGCTGATGGTCGTAGCGCTGGTGGCGTTGCCCGCTCGAGGAATCGCGGTGGAAGTCGTGTCCCGGACTTCGGCGGCTGAGCTGGTGAGCGCCGAAAGCGGGCTGGACGGCTCGACCGTCACGTTCGAGGGTGAAGTGGTCAGCGAGGTGCTGGCCGGCGGTCGCGGTCACGTCTGGGTGAACGTGCTGTCAGATGGCGTCGCGATCGGGGTCTGGGCGCCTGCCGAGCTGGCCGACGACCTTGAGGTCTTCGGCGACTGGGGTCACAACGGCGATCGCGTGGTGGTGACCGGCACCTTCAACCAGGCCTGTGATGTGCACGGTGGCGATCTCGACGTACACGCGACGTCCGTCGAGTTGCTTGAGCGCGGCAGCGAGCGTCACCACCCGGCGGCGTTCTGGAAGCTGGGCGTCGGGGCGGGGGGCATCGTCCTTGGCCTGCTCGGACATCGCCGCATGCGGCGGCGCGAGGAGGACGATCGCTGGTGATGGAGGCACTGCGTGGTTTCGCGAGCGACAACGCGTCGGGGGCGCACCCGGCGGTGCTCGCTGCCATGGCCGAAGCGAATCGGGGCCACGTCCACGCGTATGGCGACGATCCGGTGACCGCACAGGCCCGCGGGCTCGTGCAGGGGCACTTCGGCGCGCAGGCGGAGGCCTTCTTCGTCTTCAACGGCACCGGTGCGAACGTGACCGCGCTCCAGGCGCTGATGCGTCCGTTCGAAGCGGTGATCTGTCCCGCAACGGCGCACATCAACGCCGATGAGTGTGGGGCACCCGAGCGATTCACCGGCGGGAAGCTGCTGGCGGTTCCCACGCCAGATGGCAAGCTCACGCCTACGCTCATCGAGGGCGCGATCACGGGCGTGGGCTTCGAGCATGCGAGTCAGCCGCGCGTCGTGTCCATTACGCAGTCCACCGAGTACGGGACGGTCTACTCGGCACGTGAGCTGGAAGCGGTAGTCGCCACTGCCCGCACGTTCGGACTCCGGGTCCATGTCGACGGCGCCCGGCTCGCGAATGCTGCTGCGTCCCTCGGCTGTTCGCTCGGCGAGGCCTGTGCCGGCGCGGATGTGGTGTCCTTCGGCGCGACGAAGAACGGTGCGGTGCTCGCCGAGTCCGTGGTGTTCCTCGATCCTGCGCTCGC
The DNA window shown above is from Coriobacteriia bacterium and carries:
- a CDS encoding low specificity L-threonine aldolase, which produces MEALRGFASDNASGAHPAVLAAMAEANRGHVHAYGDDPVTAQARGLVQGHFGAQAEAFFVFNGTGANVTALQALMRPFEAVICPATAHINADECGAPERFTGGKLLAVPTPDGKLTPTLIEGAITGVGFEHASQPRVVSITQSTEYGTVYSARELEAVVATARTFGLRVHVDGARLANAAASLGCSLGEACAGADVVSFGATKNGAVLAESVVFLDPALATDFKYVRKQSAQLASKMRFVSAQFAALLEGDLWLENAGHANAMARLLAERAGAVPGVRITQRVDANEVFAVLPHDAIAPLQAEFDFYTWDERADEVRWVTSWDTTTEDVERFAAAIARELG
- a CDS encoding TrkH family potassium uptake protein; this encodes MWVGLRSRDRDIIAHYVGILMVSFAGAMLIPLLTALVAGEWDPALDYVCGIGVAAGLGGMLASRAPWGVHLDRQNALVVTALVWLAASLVGAVPLALSGHYGSFLDALFDAMSGFTTSGLTLVQDLDHLPLAHNMWRHLTHLIGGQGIVVAVLTLAFGVRGGGAVSLYQAEGRDERILPNVMHTARFIWFVTLIYVSLGTAILSVGNLLAGMELGRAVLHGFWHTIACYDTGGFAPQSQNALYYHSPLFEIVTVMLMLAGMLNFNLHADIWRGDRRELFRNIESRTLAVHIGLLSLAVGLGLGATALYSEPGEVLRKGLYHLLSAHSGTGQQTLYAAQWTRGYGDLALVAVMLAMALGGMASSTAGGIKALRAGLIFKGLLLRIKQAIAPQSAIVGMKFHHLTDVHLTADAVSGALIVFALYVVSYVTGALVGLAYGYPAREALFESISATANVGLSAGITSPAMPAGLKITYILQMWTGRLEFVAVLAMVASLVASVRSRARRGRA
- a CDS encoding zinc ribbon domain-containing protein, with the protein product MLCPNCQAEVRDGAAFCGSCGATIEQAPASAAVTESLPQPTAPMPGPDPAAQAAYQAQVAEYERQKAAYEQAQYAQQVAAYEQEKVAYDQQVAGQQAAYGAPVTQAAPPKKKTGLVVAIVIILILLLVGCSVGGFFAYKAWNDKNNETPGTTDTGTTDTDAGDSDTDGTDTDSGNALDSYATADEAVMAQLDASGVGDWVYQLYDEGDGYATYWAGPPNSEFVDEIYLEQNPDGTWSVIEVSGLDFGGDVSGSPADEAMWIVDMHLSYVQSDMGLEAQSLTVDPFRSDAASAAVSGGGFDYYSVDGYTEQSDGSFWVQTTQSWYGSVEGWEYWVVPTEVGYMIADLRYME